The segment AGGGCGACGGCGTCACCGGTTTCCCCTTCGCGCCCGAGCGCGAGGGAAGCTGGAAGATCACCCTGCCCTGCACCAAGGCCGAGGCCGAGATGCTGGCCGGCGACCTGCCCGAAATGGCGGCGTTCGATCCGCCGCCGACGCTGATGACCAGCGAGCCCGATCCGGACAGGCCCGACGACTGGCAGCTCGACGTCTATGTCGAGACCAGGCCTGCCAAGGCCCTGGTCACGGCGATCGCCGCGCTGGTGCCGAGCGCCGCCGGGATGAAGCCCGTCATCACCCACATCCCCGAGGACGACTGGGTCACCCTGTCGCAATCGGGGCTGGAACCGATCCACGCCGGGCGCTTCTTCGTCCACACGCCGCACAATGCCGATCATGTGCCCGAAGGGATGACCGGCTTCATGATCGACGCGGGCCGCGCCTTCGGCACTGGGCATCACGAGACGACCACCGGCTGCCTGATGATGCTCGACCAGCTCAAGCGCGGTGGCCTGCGCTTCGACGACATCGCCGATATCGGCACCGGCACCGGGCTGCTCGCCTTCGCCGCGCGGACGCTGTGGCCCGCCGCCCGGGTGATCGCGTCGGACATCGATCCGGTCTCGATCGAGGTGACCGCCGAGAACGCCGCCGTCAACGGCGTGTCGGTCGGGCGCGGGCGCGGACAGGTCGAGCTGGCGGTGGCCGCCGGCCTCGCCCATCGCCGGCTCAAGGCCCGGCTGCCCTATGACCTGCTGATCGCCAACATCCTGGCCGGCCCGCTGATCGAACTGGCGCCGGTATTCGCCAATGCGGTGCTGCCGGGCGGCACCGTCATCCTCGCCGGGCTGCTCGACAGCCAGGCCGAGGCGGTCGCGCAGGCCTATCGCCGGCAGGGCTTCTACCTGGCGGGGCAGATCGTCCGCGGCGACTGGCCGACCTTGCGGCTCGTCAAGCGGAAACGCTGACCCCGGCCGGACCGGCCCCGTCCTTCCTTTCGATACTATTATCCATCCGAGCGCCTGCTATTGTCGGGTCGGAAGAATTTGGGGCACGGACATTGAGGGGGCAGGCGCGGAAGGGATTCCTTCGATCCGGCGGGATGCTGGGCGGCATGCTGGCCATGTGCGCGCTCGCCTTCGCGGCCGCCGGCCCGGTTCGCGCCGCGCCGCGCTGGACCAACCTGGTCACCACCGTCTTCCACAATTACGGCCGCGACCAGGGATTGCCGCATCCGGTGCCGACCGCGCTAGCGCAGGATCGCGACGGCTTCATCTGGATCGGCACCCAGGGCGGGCTCACCCGCTGGGACGGCTATCGCTTCCGCGCCTACAAGGCCGATCCCGACGTTCCGGGTAGCCTGCCCGACGACTGGGTCCAGATCCTGCACGTCGATCCGGCGGGCACGCTGTGGATCGGCGGCGGCGCCGGCGGCCTCGCCCGCTATGACGCGCCGCGCGACCGTTTCGTGCGGGTGCCGCTCGGCCCCAGCGGGGGACGGACGCATATCGGCGCGATCGCCGACGACGGTCGCGGCGGGCTGTGGGTCGGGACCGACCAGGGACTCCATCATCTGAACCCGGCCAATGGCGCGGTCCGGACGACGCCGATCGCGATCGCCGACGCCCCGGTTCGCGCGCTGCTGCGCGACCGGAGCGGCGCGCTATGGGTCGGGACGAGCAAGGGACTGCTGCGCCGCGCGCCCGGCTCCGCCGGCTGGACGATCGTCGCGCTCGACCATGCGGCGGTCAGCATTACCGCGCTCTACGAGGATGTCGAGGGCCGGGTGTGGATCGGGACCCAGCGGCGCGGGCTGCTGCTGATCGACCGGCCGGGCGCGCGGCCCCGCGCAGTCGGCGAGGGCCCCATATTGTCGGCGGGATCGGTGTCCGCGATCAGCCCCGCCAGCCCGCGCGAGCTATGGGTCGGGATGCGCGGCAACGGTGTCGTCGCGATCGACGTCGCGACGCTGCAACCGCGTTTCATCCGGCACGACCGCACGGTGGCCAACAGCCTCGCCCATGACGACGTCTGGGCGCTGCTGCGCGACAAGGCCGGATCGCTGTGGGTCGGCTGCATGGGCGGGCTCAGCTACCATCCGCGCACCTCGGGGCTGATATCGGCCATGCTCGCCTCGGAGAACAGCGTCGACGGGCTCAGCGCGACCGATCCGCAATCGGTGCTGGCGACCCGCGACGGCCGGGTATGGATGGGCTATCTGGACGGCGGCGTCGACGTGATCGATCCGGCGGTCGGCCGTGTCGCGGCGCTGCGGCCCGGCGACAGCGGCGGCCATCGCACGATCCTGCCGCCCGACATCGTCTTCGCCCTGGCCGAGGATCGATGGGGCGGCGTCTATATCGGCACGCGGCGCGGCCTCTACCACAGCGGTCCCGCCGCCGACGGCGTCCGCCTGGTCCCGTTGCCGGGCCGCGACCCGCAGATGTCGGTCACGGCGCTGGCCTTCGACGACGGCGTGCTCTGGGTCGGCGGCGACGAGGACGGGCTGCTCGGCGTGGTCCCCGATCGGGCGGGACAGCCGGGCCGCGTCCTGTTCGGGCCGAAGGACAATGCCCGCCTGACCGACGACGGCGTCAACGTCATCCGGCGCG is part of the Rhizorhabdus wittichii RW1 genome and harbors:
- a CDS encoding LSU ribosomal protein L11P methyltransferase (PFAM: ribosomal L11 methyltransferase), which gives rise to MSARRKAEPKGDGVTGFPFAPEREGSWKITLPCTKAEAEMLAGDLPEMAAFDPPPTLMTSEPDPDRPDDWQLDVYVETRPAKALVTAIAALVPSAAGMKPVITHIPEDDWVTLSQSGLEPIHAGRFFVHTPHNADHVPEGMTGFMIDAGRAFGTGHHETTTGCLMMLDQLKRGGLRFDDIADIGTGTGLLAFAARTLWPAARVIASDIDPVSIEVTAENAAVNGVSVGRGRGQVELAVAAGLAHRRLKARLPYDLLIANILAGPLIELAPVFANAVLPGGTVILAGLLDSQAEAVAQAYRRQGFYLAGQIVRGDWPTLRLVKRKR